Within uncultured Methanoregula sp., the genomic segment CCGTCTCTTTCTCACGGATCTGCGCTGCATCGGCATATTCGCGTGCACGCCCGACCAGCAGGCTGACCAGCGCACCGACAATGATCATACCGGCAAACGTAATGAGGAACTCGGTATCGGAAACCCGGAAACTCAGGTATGGCGGGATAAAGAAAAAATCAAACGCCAGCACACCGATGACTGCGGTAAAGATTGCCGGGCGCAATCCTCGTCTCCAGGCAACGGCAACCACGCCCAGCATGAACAGCATGGCGAGATTTACCGGGGAGATGAATGCATGGATCAGCCAGCCGATTGCGGTGATAATAGCAACAAGGACCAGGCTTGCAACATAATCCTTCGGTGGTGTTGCCGGAAGCAGGGGCTCCATCTCCCCCGGTGGGGGTGAATCGTTTTCCTGGCTGCTGATAACGTAGATGTCGATGGTGCCGCTGTTGTGGATGAGCTGGTCCACCACCGATCCAAAAACGAATTCCTGCCAGCGGGGACGGAGTGTTTTGCCTATGATGATCCGGGTGACATTGTGCTTGCGGGCATAATCGATTGCAGTGTTTGCCACATTGACCCCGAATACGGTGGCAGTTGTGGCTCCCAGGGTTTCTGCCAGGTGGAGCGTTTTTGATACCTGCTCCTTGCTCTTGTTTGAGAGGCGGTGATGGGAAGGAGTCTCAACATAGAGAGCGCTCCACGGGGCATTCATACGATCTGCCTGCCTGCGGGCGGTCCTGACCAGCCGTTCGGACAATGGGCCCGGCCCGATACAGACCAGCAGGCTGTCTCCTGCGGCCCAGGGTCCCGGGATGGCGCGGGTCTGCATGTAGGCAAGCATCTGGTCATCGACGCGCTCGGCAGCCCGGCGGAGCGCAAGTTCCCGCAGGGCGTACAGGTTGCCTTCGTTGAAGAACTTTTCAAGGGCCCGGGCCGCCATATCGGGAACGTACACCTTGCCTTCCCGGAGCCGCTGAAGGAGTTCCGGCGGAGCAAGGTCCACCAGCTCGATCTCGGTAGCCTCATCGATCACGCGGTCAGGGATCGTTTCCCTGACTATGACTCCGGTGATCTGGGCCACGACATCGTTGAGACTCTCGACATGCTGGACATTCAATGTTGTATAGACATCAATGCCGGCATCGAGCAGTTCCTCGACATCCTGGTACCGCTTCAGGTGACGTGAACCCGGTGCATTGGTGTGGGCGAGTTCATCGACAAGCACAAGGCGTGGATGGGCTGCCAGGATTTCATCGAGGTCCATCTCCGGAAGCGTCACGTTCCGGTATTCGATTATCTTCCGGGGGATGATGTCGAGTCCTGTTACCAGTGCTTCTGTTTCTGCCCTGCCGTGCGTCTCTACATAGCCAATCCGGACATCCACACCCTCGCGTTTTCTGAGGTGGGCTGCCTGGAGCATCTCGTACGTTTTTCCGACTCCTGCAATGTAACCCAGGAAAATCTTGAGCTTTCCCCGGCATTTCTGCCGCTCTTCACTCTGTATATGCGCGAGCAGGGTGTCGGGGTCAGGGCGACATTCCGGTGGGGAGACCATGAATCTTACACTCCCATGAGGACGAGCAGCATATCGATGAGTTTTATTCCGATGAACGGAGCGATAAGCCCTCCGATCCCGTAGATCAGGATATTGTTCCTGAGCGCCACCTCTGCTGACATGGCACGATACCTGACGCCGTGCAGTGCGAGCGGGATAAGGATGACGATGATGATCGCATTGAAGATCACGGCCGAGAGGATCCCGTTATGAAGCCCGAGGATGTTGAGGATGCCAAGCGACGGGTAGGTGGAAGCAAACGCGATCGGGATTATCGCGAAATATTTCGCGATATCATTGGCTATCGAGAATGTGGTCAGGGCACCGCGGGTCATGAGCAGCTGTTTGCCAATCTCGACAATCTCGATCAGTTTTGTCGGGTTGGAGTCAAGATCGATCATGTTTGCCGCTTCGCGTGCCGGCTGGGTGCCGGTGTTCATGGCCACGGCGACATCTGCCTGGGCGAGTGCCGGGGCATCGTTGGTGCCGTCACCGGTCATCGCGACCATTCTTCCCCCGGTCTGGTATTCCCGGATCAATTTCAGTTTGCTCTCCGGCGTAGCCTCCGCGAGAAAATCATCCACTCCCGCTTCAGCAGCGATCGTTGCAGCGGTGAGCCGGTTATCACCGGTAATCATGACCGTCTTGATACCCATTTTCCGCAACTGGGCAAAGCGCTCCTTGATCCCGCCTTTTACAATATCTTTTAAGTAGATGACACCCAGGGACCTGCCGTTTCTCGCAACAACGAGCGGGGTACCGCCGGCCTGGGCAATGGCATTTACTTCCTGCCGGAGTGTGTCCGATACGGCGTTGCCGTGAGCCTCGATATACCGGAACATCACATCCGCCGCTCCTTTCCGGATATGGAGATCTCCCTGGTCGACCCCGCTCATCCTTGTCTGGCTGGTGAACGGTATGAACTGCATTTCAGT encodes:
- a CDS encoding sensor histidine kinase KdpD; the protein is MVSPPECRPDPDTLLAHIQSEERQKCRGKLKIFLGYIAGVGKTYEMLQAAHLRKREGVDVRIGYVETHGRAETEALVTGLDIIPRKIIEYRNVTLPEMDLDEILAAHPRLVLVDELAHTNAPGSRHLKRYQDVEELLDAGIDVYTTLNVQHVESLNDVVAQITGVIVRETIPDRVIDEATEIELVDLAPPELLQRLREGKVYVPDMAARALEKFFNEGNLYALRELALRRAAERVDDQMLAYMQTRAIPGPWAAGDSLLVCIGPGPLSERLVRTARRQADRMNAPWSALYVETPSHHRLSNKSKEQVSKTLHLAETLGATTATVFGVNVANTAIDYARKHNVTRIIIGKTLRPRWQEFVFGSVVDQLIHNSGTIDIYVISSQENDSPPPGEMEPLLPATPPKDYVASLVLVAIITAIGWLIHAFISPVNLAMLFMLGVVAVAWRRGLRPAIFTAVIGVLAFDFFFIPPYLSFRVSDTEFLITFAGMIIVGALVSLLVGRAREYADAAQIREKETGTLYALSQDLARAVDVDSIINAVAQHIREIFQWETAFLLPEENGLVVHVTSPKLLLNADDIAVATWAFQHGAVAGYDTDTLHGSPLRYVPLQSSHQVLGIMGVKPSEPEGVITHEQERILTAFASQAALALERVNLAKTSGK